A region of the Candidatus Neomarinimicrobiota bacterium genome:
CTGGCGGTGTCCTTGTTTCTTCTGGTAACCCTTGCGGCGTTTCTTCTTGAAGACGATGATTTTCTTAGCGCGACCATGAGCCACAACTGTTCCGTCGATGTCAACATTGGTTAGCACAGGTGTGCCAACCTCAAGACTTTTACCGTCAGAGTAAGCCAGTACGCGCTCGACATTGACCTTATTACCAGGTTCAGCATCGAGTGTGGGAACGTTCAGGACCATGCCAGGTTTCACCTTGAACTGTTTCCCTGCAATTTGGATAATTGCGTACATAACTTTATCTCCTTTATTAAAAAGCCAGCGAATATAGACGGCACCTGTTCCGCTGTCAACGGATTATCCTCATTTTTCCCATTCAAGTTCAATCATGCATTGACTCAAAATTAATGTAACCCTAAGCCATTTCGAAAAAGGTCGTTGCCTCATAAATAATGTAACCCTTAAATAAGGTGCATGAACATGAGCAAAAAATCCCGTAAAGAGTATCGTCGAACAATCCGTAGGCGGTACTTTGAAGCAGACCGTTTAGAAAAGAGAGCCATTTTGGATGAGTTCTGTGAAGTGTGTGGGTACAATCGTAAGTATGCTATCCGCATTTTGAATCAAACCTTCAAGATCAGAAGCCCAGGAAAACCCGGAAGGCCCAAACAGTATCATGACCCGGTAATTATGGAGGTCCTCCTTCGGATATGGCGAGTTATGAATCTACCCTGTTCAAGGAGACTTAAGACAGGTATAGCTCTTTGGCTACCCTTCTATGAGAGTCATTATAGCACGGTTCTTCCTGATGATATTAAGGAGAAACTACTGTCTATCTCCCATGCCACTATAGACCGACTCATGGCTCACAGAAAGGCCAATTACTCAAAGCTTGGTCTTGCCACCACCAAGCCAGGTTCCATTCTCAGATCACACATTCCCATCAACACAGATCAGTGGAATGAGAAACGACCGGGTTATCTGGAGTCAGATACTGTCGCCCACTGTGGCACTTCTGTGGCAGGATCCTTCGTGTATACTGTAAATGCAGTAGATATAGCCACGGGCTGGTCTGAACAGAGAGCTGTCTGGGGAAAAGGGTATATGGGTATTAAGGAAGCCCTGATCGACGTGGAGAAAATGCTGCCCTTTGAAATACGGGGCTTTGACTCTGATAATGGGGGTGAATTTTTAAATTGGCACCTTTACAAATACTATAAAGAAAGATCAAAGCCAGTTCACTTCACACGATCCAGACCATATCGCAAAAATGATAACGCCCATATCGAAGAAAAAAACTGGTCGATCGTGAGACAATACCTGGGTTATAATCGTTTTGATGACCCCACATTGGCTCCACAACTCAACGATATATATAGGGAGGAGTGGAGATTAATTATGAACTTTTTCAGACCTGCGGCAAAGCTATTGGAAAAGCAAAGAATCGGGGCTAAGGTTAAAAAATTATATGATGATCCCAAAACTCCTTACCAAAGAATCATGGAATCAAGACAGATATCAAGAAAAACAAAACAGAAACTAACTCAGTTCTATCAAACGCTTGATCCATTCCAACTGCAACAATCTATGGAGGAAAAAATCAAAATCTTGCTCAACAAAACTACTCCCATTAACATCGAATTATCCATGAAGAACTTTAACTGGCTTCGGTTACCTTTATTTATGAGGCAACTGGAATCATTCCAAGCAGGAATTACCTGGGGATTAATTTTAATTGAATACCTGAGATATGAATCTGATATTGACAGATAATTATGGAGAACAATATGGTATTCAATGTGACCCAACAATGGCTGGAAGCGCATATCAATATTTGGCATTTTTTCGGTTACCTGAATGTCTTGTTGTCCACTGGCGTCCTGCTTTTTATGGGTTACAAACGAGGGTGGGATCACACGCGTTGGACACTCCTGGTCACATCATTCATTTTTGGAACCGGTTTGGGTACCATGTTCCTCCCCAGCATTATAGGAGCACTTCTTGGAGGTCTCCTGGTTTTCATGCTGGCAAAACACCTCCTACAATTTCCTCACCCTACTGCAGATCTATTTACCATCTATGCTATAATATTTATCGGTATTGGTCGCCTTGGATGTCTTTTTTCTGGTTGCTGTTTCGGAACCCCAACCGACCTACCGTGGGGAATAGCATATGGCCTGGGCAATCTGTCTCATTGGCTGCATTTCCATACAGGTCAGATCAATGATATAAATGGCTCCAGTCTGAATATTCATCCTGTCCAACTCTATGAATCATTATTCCTTCTTTTAGGAGCCTTACCTGCAGCGCTTCAAGCGATGCGGCGAAAAATCGACGGACGAATAATTCTGTCCGGGTTCATAAGCAGCTACTTCCTGTTTCGCTTCGGCATTGAATTTATTCGCGACATGAGCAATGTCTGGTGGAGCGAAGTCTATTTTGGTCCTGTATCACTGTTCCAAATCTTTCTTCTTGGCATAAGCGCTTTGAACCTGATCTACATTGTCCGACTTTCCATGTATCTACTGGCTGAGATTTCACTGCTTAAGCACTTCAGTACCAACCCCCAAAAGGCTATATCCCCCATACTCTTCACTATGTTTATGGGAACCATTCTGCTGTCAAATCATTTCCAACGAATCCAAATCATCCTTCTATTGATTCTTTTGGCAGGATTGGTTTATCTGAGAGTCTCAACTTATTTAGCGTCCCAATCAATTCTGAATCTGCGTTTTTCACCGCAGACATTTGGAGCACTGGGACTCCTTCTCCTGTTTAGCACCAATACGTTTCTGGCTTCACCTGATCAGGATGAATCTCCCCTGGTAAGCAAAAGTAAATGGCTCTATGGGATAAACGAAAACAACCAAAAGCTGGTCCGCATTGGCAATCAAAATTTGACCTTCAATAATTATGCTCGTGTCAAGAAAGTCTTGAGCAAACAGAACGGTATTTTCTTTGAGGATTCTACCCTCCACAGGCAAGCAATGCAGGATTTACAGACACCTCGCCTAAGCTATTCAGTTGGCGGAAGCTTTACGAAATTTGAATATGAACGGGTTTCCTGTGGTGGGGAAAGCATGACAGAGACAGTGACCTCCAGCAGTCTTATTGCAGTAATCGATAAAGAGAAAGCAGTGAACAATCGCATGTCGTCATACTTGAATGGCCGGTTAGAATACAGTTCCGGGACGTTTCAAACTGATGACGAACCATCCCGTGGCTATAGATATGCTTTTGGTGTGGTCAATGCTGGTCTCGAGCGGGAAATTATTGGTGGTGGATTGGGTCTTGGTGTGGCTTACAGCCCAGGACTTGATGGTGACAATGTACCCTTGATTCCTAGTCTGTATTTAAGACTGGGACCCCGTGAATTCCACCTGGAAGCAGGGCTCAATGATCGCTACTATGTCCAACCCGGATTCGCAAATATTCGTTTTAGTCTGGGCCATAAATCAACCCGGGGACAGAGTTATCAAGTGGGCATAGGGAACCGCGGACCCTTACTTTTCGTCACGAGTGGACCGTATGCGACTGTATCTAACCTGCAGCTTGGGAATCTTCCTAAACTGGATCTGACTTTTCACATGATCGGTGAGGGTTATGGTTTTTCTACAACTGTGGGTTTCAAATTCCCCAGGCACTCCAGAGCAGGGCGCTGACTTCCCGCAGGAGCACATAGCCTTCATTGTCCTCACCCCAGGATTCGTCTTCCTGATTCTTGGTGATCATACAAAACACATAATCACCCCGGGGAGCGTTTACCAGAAGCACTTCCGAGCGTGAGGCATTTACGGCTCCCTGTTTGGATGCAACCTGAACCGTCCGGGGAATGGATGACAGTGCTTCATCATCCCAGTAGATTCTGGTTAAATAGCGATACATCTCTTCGCTGGCCCAGGGGGAGACTGCCTTATTCTCATGAATTAATTGGACCATTCCGGCCATTTCCCGAGGTGTGGTTTGCCCCCATCCGTAAATCTCCCAATCATCCTGGCGATCCGGTGTGCGGGAATTCATGCGGGTCTGGGTGAAACCATAGGCATCCAGCCACAGATTGATCTCAATCCCTCCTCCTGATAATTGCTGGCACCACAAACTGGCCAGATTGTCGCTGTATGTGATCATGAGAGAAATGATTTTAGTCAGTGAAATGCTTGAACTGTCCTTAAAACAACTCAACAGGCCATCATCTGAGTAATTCACCACATCAGCGGACCAGATAAAGGTTGAATCGTAATCAATATCGCCATTTTGTATTTTTTGGAAGAGTGTGAGTAAGATGGGCACTTTGACCGTGCTGGCAGTGGGAAAAAGAACATCAGCATTGATGGCTATTTCCTCACCGGTCTTCAGATTTTTGGCGTAAATCCCGACATCTCCCCTGAAAGGTGTGACCAGATTGTTGAGATTCTGCTCTAAGGTTTTCACATCGATTGATGATGATTTTTTCGTCGATGAGCAACCTCCAACAAACATGAGTATGCTCAGCAGGATGACAACTTGGCCGCATCTACGAAAATGCATGGAATGACCCCCTTAAGTGTCTATCTGGTGATGACCTATTCAGCTAGATGAATCAGCTCGATCTGAGCTTCTTTGGCGTGGGTTTTAATTCTTTCATCTCGATACAATTCACCATAAAAAATACGCTTGATACCAGAATTCGCGATAAGCTTGAAACAGTTGTAGCAGGGACTGGCTGTGACATAGATATCTGCCCCCTCAATACCAGCACCATTTCTGGCAGCCTGAACGATAGCGTTCGCTTCAGCATGGACAGTGCGTACACAGTGACCGTTATCCATTTCATGGCCAACTTCATCACAATGGGGTAAACCACGGATGGAGCCATTGTATCCTGTTGATAGAATCATTTTGTCGCGGACAATAACGGCACCCACAAATTTACGATCACAGGTGGATCGCGTGGCAACATCCAGAGCAATTTGCATGAAATATTTATCCCAGGAGGTTCTATTTTTTACCATTGAAGTTTAATCCTTATATTTTACAACGAAGAAAACGAAATGAACGAATGCTTCTCCACATTTTGCTATGTGTCTTTTCGTACTCTTCGTCAGATTCGTTGTGAATCTTTTCATTATTATTCTGAAATGATCGTTTTGGTTGTGCCAATGACAAGCTGGGCATGATTTTTTAATTCCGGTTGCCACCATTTCATCAGCTTCTCGGACAAGGGCTCTTTGGCAAAGCCAATGTCTTCCAATAGCTTCAGCACCATCTGCCCTATGGCCCGGTAATTACCATCAAGAACTTTCACAGCCAGACCATAGACCTGGCCGTCAGGCATGATAAAACCGGCTGCTGAAACAGCTTCAGCACCCCCCTTGGACATAATTCTCTCTGGATAACTTTCCATGAGTGCTGTATCAAAACGACCCTCACCGCCAACCAGATGGGGATGACCATTCATGGCCTGAAATATCTGGCGACTTTCCTGATTCTCCTGCTGGCTTATTCGAGCAAAAGCCATGGCAACTTTTTGGAGTGGCAGGTGAAAAACCGGAGCCGAGCAACCGTCCACTCCTCGATGAATATGATCAGAAGCGGTGTATTCTTTCACAATGTCGTAGATGTATTGTTGCACGGGATGTTCTGGATTCAAATAGTCCAGCGGAGCATGTCCCAATTGAACTGCGGTGGCCAACATGCCAGAGTGCTTCCCCGAGCAGTTATTGTGAATTTGCTGCGGAGTTATACCGGCATTTTGAAGTGCCTGGGCACTCTCTCTGTGAATGGGGGGATGAATGCCACAGGCCAGGAGGTCTGGGCCGATCCCTGCTTTCGAAAAGATTCGGGATACGGTTTCAGTGTGAACAGGTTCACCACTATGGGAGGAGCAAATGACGGCCAATTCTTCTGGAGTAAACTTGAAATCGTCGTAGGCACCTGAACGTAAAACTGCCATTGCCTGAAGGGGTTTAGCAGATGAACGGACATAGGTTAAGTATTCTGTATCACCATAGGCTCTGACAATTTTGCCAGTAGCATCAACAATAACCCCATAACCCACATGGAAGCTTTCAACATGACCCGATCTTGTAACCTGGGTGATCAGTGATTTCATTGAACCTGGGCTTTGAAGTCCCGAACAGCCGTTTCCAGCCCAACAAAGATTGAACGACCAATGATAGCTCGACCGACAACCACATTCTCTACGGCTTCAATACTCACAAGGGGCAAAACGTTTTGGAATGATATGCCGCCATTGACAGCAACGCCCAGACCATTTTTCTCAGCTGTTTTTGCCATGAGAGCTA
Encoded here:
- the rplU gene encoding 50S ribosomal protein L21, encoding MYAIIQIAGKQFKVKPGMVLNVPTLDAEPGNKVNVERVLAYSDGKSLEVGTPVLTNVDIDGTVVAHGRAKKIIVFKKKRRKGYQKKQGHRQ
- a CDS encoding prolipoprotein diacylglyceryl transferase, whose translation is MVFNVTQQWLEAHINIWHFFGYLNVLLSTGVLLFMGYKRGWDHTRWTLLVTSFIFGTGLGTMFLPSIIGALLGGLLVFMLAKHLLQFPHPTADLFTIYAIIFIGIGRLGCLFSGCCFGTPTDLPWGIAYGLGNLSHWLHFHTGQINDINGSSLNIHPVQLYESLFLLLGALPAALQAMRRKIDGRIILSGFISSYFLFRFGIEFIRDMSNVWWSEVYFGPVSLFQIFLLGISALNLIYIVRLSMYLLAEISLLKHFSTNPQKAISPILFTMFMGTILLSNHFQRIQIILLLILLAGLVYLRVSTYLASQSILNLRFSPQTFGALGLLLLFSTNTFLASPDQDESPLVSKSKWLYGINENNQKLVRIGNQNLTFNNYARVKKVLSKQNGIFFEDSTLHRQAMQDLQTPRLSYSVGGSFTKFEYERVSCGGESMTETVTSSSLIAVIDKEKAVNNRMSSYLNGRLEYSSGTFQTDDEPSRGYRYAFGVVNAGLEREIIGGGLGLGVAYSPGLDGDNVPLIPSLYLRLGPREFHLEAGLNDRYYVQPGFANIRFSLGHKSTRGQSYQVGIGNRGPLLFVTSGPYATVSNLQLGNLPKLDLTFHMIGEGYGFSTTVGFKFPRHSRAGR
- a CDS encoding serine hydrolase, with the protein product MHFRRCGQVVILLSILMFVGGCSSTKKSSSIDVKTLEQNLNNLVTPFRGDVGIYAKNLKTGEEIAINADVLFPTASTVKVPILLTLFQKIQNGDIDYDSTFIWSADVVNYSDDGLLSCFKDSSSISLTKIISLMITYSDNLASLWCQQLSGGGIEINLWLDAYGFTQTRMNSRTPDRQDDWEIYGWGQTTPREMAGMVQLIHENKAVSPWASEEMYRYLTRIYWDDEALSSIPRTVQVASKQGAVNASRSEVLLVNAPRGDYVFCMITKNQEDESWGEDNEGYVLLREVSALLWSAWGI
- a CDS encoding dCMP deaminase family protein; the encoded protein is MVKNRTSWDKYFMQIALDVATRSTCDRKFVGAVIVRDKMILSTGYNGSIRGLPHCDEVGHEMDNGHCVRTVHAEANAIVQAARNGAGIEGADIYVTASPCYNCFKLIANSGIKRIFYGELYRDERIKTHAKEAQIELIHLAE
- a CDS encoding asparaginase, which encodes MKSLITQVTRSGHVESFHVGYGVIVDATGKIVRAYGDTEYLTYVRSSAKPLQAMAVLRSGAYDDFKFTPEELAVICSSHSGEPVHTETVSRIFSKAGIGPDLLACGIHPPIHRESAQALQNAGITPQQIHNNCSGKHSGMLATAVQLGHAPLDYLNPEHPVQQYIYDIVKEYTASDHIHRGVDGCSAPVFHLPLQKVAMAFARISQQENQESRQIFQAMNGHPHLVGGEGRFDTALMESYPERIMSKGGAEAVSAAGFIMPDGQVYGLAVKVLDGNYRAIGQMVLKLLEDIGFAKEPLSEKLMKWWQPELKNHAQLVIGTTKTIISE